One window from the genome of Asterias amurensis chromosome 12, ASM3211899v1 encodes:
- the LOC139945365 gene encoding BTB/POZ domain-containing protein KCTD6-like: MAMENEVIKLDVGGSLYTTSRSTLTRYPNSMLGKMFSGQNSTACDERGRYVIDCDGPIFRYVLNFLRRSTLDLPEGFKEWDLLINEVIFYQIHELIIAVTLLRKQICTIQETEFIEIGFRHNNDLYYLGKQETLKEIPGLNTIIGTQRGVDFFEDSRMLIFQQITSLGFEMVNTTRPWLFKRKL, encoded by the coding sequence ATGGCAATGGAAAATGAAGTCATCAAATTAGATGTTGGAGGATCTCTGTACACTACCTCACGTTCAACTCTGACTCGCTACCCGAACTCCATGCTGGGTAAAATGTTCAGCGGTCAGAACTCCACTGCCTGTGACGAGCGCGGACGGTATGTCATCGACTGCGATGGACCAATCTTCCGGTATGTGCTGAACTTTCTCCGACGCTCCACACTGGACCTTCCTGagggtttcaaagagtgggaCCTGTTGATAAATGAGGTAATTTTTTACCAGATCCACGAGCTAATAATAGCCGTAACCTTGCTTCGCAAGCAAATCTGTACAATCCAGGAAACGGAATTCATCGAAATAGGGTTCAGACACAATAATGACTTGTACTACCTTGGAAAACAGGAAACACTGAAAGAAATCCCAggactcaacacaattattggAACACAAAGGGGGGTGGATTTTTTTGAAGATAGTCGCATGCTTATTTTCCAGCAGATCACATCGCTAGGGTTTGAGATGGTGAATACCACACGTCCTTGGTTGTTCAAAAGGAAGCTTTAA